Part of the Halodesulfurarchaeum formicicum genome is shown below.
AGACCCTGGCAATATCGACCAGGTCGTTATTAATGGTGAAGGGAGCATCCATGGTAACCGGATTAAATCTCGAATATTATTGTTCTTTGCCTACATATGGCGGGTGAAGCTAGACAAGCCCACACACATTGTCAATCATACTCTGCAAATTGACACACCTGAATTGAAGGAGATGATTAAGGTAATATACCCGCAATTGAATTCTATCGCTTTTAGAGAGCCAATCTCAAAATTAGAATATCACTCTAAGATTGGTGATACAAATAATACTATTCAGGCAGCTGACACCGCTTGGCTGTTAGACGACTGCTTAACAAAGACCGATCTGAACACCATTTTGCGTCAAGGTGGAATGTCGGTCTGGCATCCTACAGAAATCCAACCTAGTTTTGATTTCACTGATCGATATGTATGTGTTAGTGGGGGTTCAGGGTTTGGCCACGGGAAAGAGGATTCAGAAAAAATAGCCGAAATAATACGGTCACTATTAGATAACAATATTGACGCTAATATACTCCTTGTAGCTCCTGCACAACACGATGAGCATATTCTTCTTAGAGTGGCTGAAGGCTTCAATCTACCTTTAGCAAAGGTTAGCAATAACTCTCTTGTTGGCGCATCAATAATCGGAAATTCCGAACTGTACTTAGGTGGTAGATGGCATGGAAGTATATTTGCATTACTAAACGGTGCTAGGTTGGTTAACTTTAAGGCAAACACATTTAAAATGAGGGGGCTGAAAGATATGACAAACCACCCATACCAAATCTATCCTTCTCAACAAGCTGGTAACAAAGCAGACGAAATAGCTAAATCTGTTATAAGTGGATTAGACAAGAGTATTGGAGATGGTCAGGAAAAGATGATAAAATCACTTCAAAGTATGAGTAGGAAAAATTTAGATGGCGTACGCGAGGATGTTTAAATGGTGAATAATAACCCAAAGTCCGACAGCTCAAGCAGCATAAGGAATGTAGTACTATTATGCCTAGACTCGGTTCGTAAAGACTACTTCGACAGATACGCAAAGAGGTTGAACGAACAATCTGACGTGGTGTATAACGGTGCGCGTGCGGCTAGTGGGTGGAGCTTACCGAGTCACGCCAGCATGTTCACTGGAGAACTCCCGCATTCGCATGGTGCTCATGCTCACTCAGATGGATTTGAACCCATAAGTATAACGGACACCTTTTTATCTGACCTGCCAAACCATTCTATACTAGGAGTGAGCACAAATACATTTGCGGGTGAGGCTTATGGATTTGATAAATACTTTGACGTTTTCTCAGAAGTACCTCATAATTCGTTCCAACTTTCTAAAGGAGTTTCTCCTGAAGATTTTGGGAAAATAAATAAGTTTGAATACTTGAAAGAATCAATAAGGGACAATGACACTATTTACAGTCTGATAAATGGTATAATATCGAAGTTCGGTATGTATGAGCGCATATTTTCAGGTAGACCATGGCCCGAAATCAACGACAATGGAACAGCCCGTTCACTCCAATTGGCTGAGTCTCATATAACGAATACTGAGTCAGCAGAAAATCCTGTATTTGTCTTTTTGAATTTAATGGAGTCCCATTCCCCGATGTATGCACATTATAATTACGACAGTACAATTCATACCGTTCCAAATTCATGGACATCCGCAAATGGCCCAAAAAACAGGGAAGTTTCGTTTGACGCTGATAGCTACCGAGAATATATTAATAATTGGACAGATATTTATAGTGCATCTATTGACTACCTTGACAGAGTCATAAGTGATTGGATAGAAAGAATCAATACACTCACCGAAAATGAAACCACAATAGTAGTCACCTCAGACCATGGTCAAAATTTGGGAAATCCATCAGAAGAGGAGTTGTTTGGACATCAATCGAGTCTTAGCGAAGGGATTCTCCATGTTCCTTTACTCATCATTAACCCACCAGATGGCTATCAGGAACAAGTGGACAGATTGATTAGTCATTTAGAGATTGGTTCGCTGATTACCCACTTGGCGAACGAAGACATGTACAAATTCAGCAATAACAGTGTCACTAGTGAGGTTGTCGGAACAATAAAAAGTCACAAAAATAACCTTACGTATTGGGATCGCCCTATCCGCTGTTCGTATAAAGATGAAACAAAAAAAGTACTCTGGGATGGTTTAGAAACGACAAAAATTTATGACATAGATGAAAGTATACCGAACGTACAAAATGAAATAGACATTATTGAAAACATGACTCCCGAAGATGACGATATTTTGTTTGAGGTCTCGATAAAGGAGATGAAACGAAAGGCTCTAAGGGATAGATTATCATCAGGTAATCAAGATCTCTCCGATGATGTACAATCAAGGCTATCCGACCTGGGATATGTTTGAACAACTAAATAGGCAAATAGATCTGTTTCCGTAGTTAATTTCCACTATGTCAATGAAAATGTTACAGAACAGATATGAGGGAGAGAGGGTTTTTTTGATTGGTAATGGTCCAAGTTTGGATAAAACGCCGCTTGATCGGCTAAATAGTGAATACAGTATAGCTTTGAATGGGATAAATGACATATATTCGGAAACTACATGGAGGCCTTCTTTTTACGTTCTCTTACTTGAGGAATTTGAGAAGAACTATGATACCTATTTCATTAATAATTTTAGGTCAGGCGTAGAATGTATAACATTACGCCAACATAAAGGGAAATTTGGTGATAGGGAAGACATTCATTATGTCAAAAAGAAGAAGCTCAAATGCAATCCGGTGGAATCCGGTAAAAACTTCCACGAATTAAGTAAAGAGGAAATTCAATCTATGAGGCTCTGTGATCTATATGAGTTCTGGCCTAATGATATCTCTAAATGTCTATACACATATCACTCGATGTATGCAATTATTCAAATCGCCATATATATGGGTTTCAAAGAAATCTACCTTCTTGGCTGTGATT
Proteins encoded:
- a CDS encoding motility associated factor glycosyltransferase family protein: MKMLQNRYEGERVFLIGNGPSLDKTPLDRLNSEYSIALNGINDIYSETTWRPSFYVLLLEEFEKNYDTYFINNFRSGVECITLRQHKGKFGDREDIHYVKKKKLKCNPVESGKNFHELSKEEIQSMRLCDLYEFWPNDISKCLYTYHSMYAIIQIAIYMGFKEIYLLGCDLGYSTYDPHMIFNEGLNPHGWKEGKNAYLLESYREDILIKSVINEIIFKILSSPIGELAGQVLDYVNELDDANRFGSHTQLQPEDLTHVNDEITKSHIAAQRIASDQGVDIYNATIGGELEVYPRVSLENVVD
- a CDS encoding sulfatase-like hydrolase/transferase: MVNNNPKSDSSSSIRNVVLLCLDSVRKDYFDRYAKRLNEQSDVVYNGARAASGWSLPSHASMFTGELPHSHGAHAHSDGFEPISITDTFLSDLPNHSILGVSTNTFAGEAYGFDKYFDVFSEVPHNSFQLSKGVSPEDFGKINKFEYLKESIRDNDTIYSLINGIISKFGMYERIFSGRPWPEINDNGTARSLQLAESHITNTESAENPVFVFLNLMESHSPMYAHYNYDSTIHTVPNSWTSANGPKNREVSFDADSYREYINNWTDIYSASIDYLDRVISDWIERINTLTENETTIVVTSDHGQNLGNPSEEELFGHQSSLSEGILHVPLLIINPPDGYQEQVDRLISHLEIGSLITHLANEDMYKFSNNSVTSEVVGTIKSHKNNLTYWDRPIRCSYKDETKKVLWDGLETTKIYDIDESIPNVQNEIDIIENMTPEDDDILFEVSIKEMKRKALRDRLSSGNQDLSDDVQSRLSDLGYV
- a CDS encoding polysaccharide pyruvyl transferase family protein; its protein translation is MDDILFISDTSDGQNWGCYETSRQLRNLLLESVDIQYTVFLNEIRDPIRTTVPPSLSDVQYLIGESSKIFESSSPIYRRFLDHGLRPAKHVFDIYPRVMDQFENKSELFLKSKLFGKYFPDPGNIDQVVINGEGSIHGNRIKSRILLFFAYIWRVKLDKPTHIVNHTLQIDTPELKEMIKVIYPQLNSIAFREPISKLEYHSKIGDTNNTIQAADTAWLLDDCLTKTDLNTILRQGGMSVWHPTEIQPSFDFTDRYVCVSGGSGFGHGKEDSEKIAEIIRSLLDNNIDANILLVAPAQHDEHILLRVAEGFNLPLAKVSNNSLVGASIIGNSELYLGGRWHGSIFALLNGARLVNFKANTFKMRGLKDMTNHPYQIYPSQQAGNKADEIAKSVISGLDKSIGDGQEKMIKSLQSMSRKNLDGVREDV